DNA sequence from the Halococcus salsus genome:
AAGGACACCCCGAGGTTGGTCTCCGTCGCGGCGCGGGCGTACCGCTCGACGCGCGGGCGCTCCTCGTCGTAGACGTAGAGCGTGTGGTCCGCGACCCGGAAGGCGACGTTCTCGGCGAGGCGCACCCCGAGCGAGAGCGCGGTGTCGCGGGTTTCGGTGAACTGTCGGATCGGGTCGACGTGGTCGACGACCAACGGAACTCCCGCGAGCTTCAGCCCCGCCCCCGCGAACGCACCGGCCCGCGTCGTCCCGATAACCACGTCGTACGTGGCGCGTTCGCGGAACGAGGCCAGCGAAGTTCGCGGGGTCGTGCCCCGGAGCGTGACGCGAAACCCGCGTGCTTCGAGCTGCTCCGCGATCCGACGGCGACCCACGCTGATCGTCTCGGGTTTGTCCGGCGTGAGCCAGAGCACGCGAATCGGGTTCTCGATGTCCTCAGCCATCGTCGGGCTCCGCGGAGCGATACCGAAGGGTCGCGTAGACGTATCCGAACCCGACGAGGCCTGTGAGCACGAGGAGCGCGAGGAGTTGGCTCGCGCGCTCGCGTGAGGGATGTCGAACGAGGCCAGCGAGCCGCCGCGGGAGGGATCTCGTCAGAAGCAGCCCCAGAAACGCGCTCTCCTCGCCCGTCGAGTCGGGGACGAACGACTCCATCGCGCGCTTCGAGTAGCCCTGCCAGAACGCCCGCCCCGCGAGCCAGCGTGGCCTCGTCCGGTAGTCGAACACCTTGTGGCCGACGAGCGCGCCGGGATCGTACCACACCCGTTCGCCGTACTCGCGTTCGAGCCGGGCACAGAATTCGGTTTCACCGCCCTGGAGCTTGTTGTCCCCCTTCCGACCACCGATCTCGGTGTCGAAGCCACCCAGGTCGAGGAAGACCTCGCGGCGGAAGGAGAGGTTCGAACCGTTGGTGTTGCGGACCTCGCCCGCGTGGTGTTCGTCGCCAGCGGGACCGAACCCCCGGTGGGTGACGCCGACGAGCCAGTAGAACTCCGCCGGGAGGAATTTCGGCCTGCCGGCGACCCACTCGGGCGTCATCCGCCCGCCGACGGCGAGCGAATCGTGGTCCTCGTAGGCCGCGACGAGACGGGCTATCCACTCCGGGTCGGCCCGCGCGTCGTCGTCGAGGAAGGCCACCACGTCGCCGTCGGCGACCTCGGCCCCCGTGTTTCGGCTCTCGAGCAGTCCCGAGTTCTCGTCGTTTTCGTGGATCGTGACGTCGTCGTGACTGGCGTAGGTCCCCCGAACCCGGTCGGCGAGCGCGGGGTCGCCGTCGACCACCACGACGAGTTCGGCGGGGTGGGTGTTGGCGAGCACGCTGTCGGCGGCGGCGCGGAAGTCCGAGAACAGCGCCGGGTCGTAGGTACAGAGCACCACTGACACCCGCATGCGCTGGCTGGGATCGGTCACGGCATAGCCCTTTTCGTTTCGGTCGTCGGGCGGGGAGAGGACTCACGTCGGGCGTTTCACAAGCTTTATGCGCGTCTTCTTGCTGGGATGGACAATGAGCCAACGCCGGGAACGTCTCGCCGATTCGGTTCCCGACCCGGTTCTCGACGCGGTCGCGTCGTGGTATCACGTCCCGGTTCTCCTCCTCCTCGTCGCGTTCATGCTCTGGATACGGGTCCGCAACTGGCGGAACTTCATCGTCGAGGGCCAGGTCTACTTCAGCGGCAACGACGCCTGGTACCACCTCCGGCAGGTCCAGTACACCGTCCGAAACTGGCCCAGCACGATGCCGATGGACCCCTGGACCGGTTTCCCCGAGGGCGCGACGGTCGGCCAGTTCGGCACCCTCTACGACCAGCTCGTCGCCACGGCGGCGCTGGTCGTCGGCGGCGGCAGTCCATCGGCCCAGACCACCGCGCTCACGTTGCTGTTCGCGCCGGCGGTGCTGGGAACGCTGGTGGCGATCCCCGCTTACTTCCTCGGCAAGCGGTTCGGCGGGCGGCTCGGCGGACTGGTCGGCGTCGCGGTGCTCGCGTTCTCGCCCGGTTCCTTCCTCTCGCGTTCGATCGCCGGCTTCTCCGACCACCACGCCGCCGAGGTGTTCTTCCAGGTCCTCGCGGTCGCGCTCCTCGTCGTCGCCATCGTGGTCGGCGAGCGCGAGAAGCCGATCTACGAACAGTTCGTCGAGCGCGACGTCTCGAACCTCCGAAAGCCTGTCGGCTGGGCGGCGCTCGCCGGGCTCGGCTTCACGCTCTACGTCTGGTCCTGGCCACCCGGCGTGCTCCTCGTTGGGGTCTTCGGCGTCTTCCTGCTCGTGGCGCTCCCCCTCCAGTTCCTCCGGGACGAGAGCCCCGAACACCTCGCGATAGTGGGCGCGGTCTCGCTCGGCGTCGCCGGGGTACTGCTGCTCGCGACGTTCGACACCACCGAGGTCAGCGCGTCGAGCTTCTCGCTGCTCCAACCCCTGCTCGCGCTCGTCGGTGCCGTCGGCTGTGTCTTCCTCGCGTGGCTCGCGCGCGTCGTCGAACGGAGCGACTATCCCAGCTACGCCTACCCCGGCACGATCCTCGGGCTGTTCGTCGCCGTCGTGGTCGTGATGGCGGTCGCCCTCCCGGACCTGCTCGGTTTCTTCGTGAATCAGATCGTCCGTACGATCGGGCTGGGGTCGAACGCGACCGCCCTCACCGTCGGCGAGGCACAGCCGCCGTACAGCACGGGCGCTCCGTTCGGTCAGGCGGTGAGTCAGGCCGTCGGCTTCCTCTTCAACTCCTACGCGTTCGCGCTCGTCGGGGGTGCGGTGGGGGCGGTGTTGATGCTGTTCGCCCTCGCGCGTGGCCGACTGAAACACCGAACGGCGGCCGGGTTCGTGCTGCTCTGGACCGGCTTCATGCTCGCCGCGACCCTCACCCAGTCGCGGTTCGATTACTACCTCGTGACGCCGGTCGCGGTGCTGAACGCGTACCTCGTCGGCTGGGTCGTCGACTACTTCGGTGAGACCGACACCCGCGCGACCCTCCGAAGCCTCCGCCTCCGTCAGGTCCTCACCGTGGTCGTGGTGGTGCTGTTCATCACCGCACCGCTCGCGGTCGGCGGGAGTGCGGGCACGGTGACCACCGCCGGGAGCTACGCCGACCAGGGCTCGACCCCCGGATCGACCGTCCAGGGCTGGGACGGGGCGCTGGAGTGGCTCAACACCAGCACGCCCGCCGAGGGCACCTACGGCGGTGCGGACAACGAGATGGGCTACTACGAGCGCTACGACCGCACGGACGACTTCGAGTATCCGGACGGCTCCTACGGGGTCATGTCGTGGTGGGACTACGGCCACTGGATCACCGTGCTCGGCCATCGGATCCCGGTGGCGAACCCGTTCCAGCAGAACGCCCACGAGGCCGCGAACTTCCTGCTCGCGCCGAACGAGTCCCGCGCCAACCAGATCGCGAGCACGCCCGAAGGGGAAGGCGACCGGTACGTGATGATCGACTGGCGGATGGGTGACGTCGCCGGCGGTGCGCTGTACACCGTACCGTACACCTGGTACAACGACGGCCCGATCTCGCTCGCCGACGACGTGTTCGTGGTCGCGAACCAGACCTCGGGGAGCCAGTTCGTCGGGTACAACCAGCGCCACTACGAGACGATGCGGACCCGGCTCTACGGCTTCCACGGCTCGGCGATCGAGCCCGAACCGGTCGTGATCGACTACGACACGACGCAGGCGACCTCCAGCGGCGTGCAGGCCAGGGTCACGAGCGGCAACCATCCCACGATCCGGGAGTTCGACACCATGAGCGACGCACGCGCCTACGTCAGAAACGACAGCACCGCCCAGATCGGTGGCGTCGGGAAGTACTCCGAGGAGTACGTCCCCGCGCTCCAGCACTACCGGCTGGTCAACGCGACGGAGACGAGCGGTCTCCTGAGCTCGCAGTCGTTCTACCAGTCCCTGATCAATCAGAACCAATCGACGGGACTGAGCCCGAACGAGCTCTACGCCACCCCGCAGAGCTGGGTCAAGACCTTCGAGCGGGTCGACGGGGCGACCGTCGAGGGCCAGGGACCGCCGAACAGCACCGTCGAGGCCAGCGTCGAGCTACAGATGCCCCCCTCACCGGTGCTCGACGACACGTTCACCTACACCCAGCGGGCGAACACCTCGGCCGACGGCTCGTTCACGATGACCCTGCCGTACTCCACGACGGGCTACGACCAGTGGGGCCCGGAGCAGGGCGCGACAAACGTCTCGATCCGGGCGACGGGCCCGTACACGTTCGAGACGACGGGCGCGAACGACACCGGCCCGAGCACGACCGTCGACGTCCCCGAGGGCGCGGTGATCGGCCGGACCGACGGCCCGGTGACCGTCGACCTCCAGCAGGGGTCGGCGTCGGATGCGAACGCCTCGAACGCAACGACGAACGCCTCGGCCAGCTCGAAACGCGCCCCCGTCGCTGAGGGGCCCGCTGGGAGCGTGGTACGATGAGCCGTCGGAGCTCCATGCGGGCGCTGGTCGTCGTCTACCTCAAGGGCATCTTCATGGGTGCGGCGGACGCGGTGCCGGGCGTCTCCGGCGGGACGATCGCGCTCATCACGGGGATCTACGAGCGGCTCATCGCCGCGATCACCGCCCTCGACCCGCGGGCGCTCCGCTACCTCCCGCGACTCCACCGCCGGACCGGCCGCGCCGCCTTCCGCGACGCGCTGGTCGAGATGGACATCCCGTTCCTGATGGCGCTGGGGCTGGGTATCGCGACGGCGCTCGTGACCGTCGCACGGCTCATGGCGTACGCCTTCGAGACGTATCCGGCCTACGTCGCCGCCCTGTTCTTCGGGTTGATCGCCGCTTCGGCGGTCGTCCTCTACGAGTACGTCTCGCTCGATACGCCGCGCCGCGTCGCGGTCGCGGTGTTCGGGTTCGCGCTGGCGTTCGTCGTCTCCGGTCCCGAGGTCGGGAGTTCGCTCCCGAACTCGCCGACGATCGTCCTCTTCGCGGGCGGGATCGCCATCGCCGGGATGATCCTCCCCGGGATCTCTGGGGCGTTCTTCCTCTACGTTCTCGGCCAGTACGAGTACCTGAGCAACACCCTCACGACGTTCACGAACCGTCTCGCAGGTTTGCTCTCGGGAGGGTCGGTCGCCGGGTTGGTCGAACCCGGGATCGTCATCGTCGCGTTCGGGGTCGGCGCGCTGGTCGGGCTGTTCTCGATCTCGTACGCCATCCGATGGGCGCTGGCGAACTACCGTGCCGCGACCCTCACGTTCCTCGTGAGCCTGATGGTCGGCGCGCTTCGCCTTCCGGTGACCGATATCCTCGACCACACCTCGAACCCCGGTCCGACGGTGATCGGGACGATCCTGGTCGTGGCCGTTCTCGGTGGCGTACTCGTGCTCGTCGTCGACCGGTTCACCGAGGACATCGAATTCTCCTGAAACAAGGCCTAGAACGGCAATTTTCGCCACAATCTACGTGGGATTATGGATTGGGTTCGTCATAGCTGACCGGCAGTTGCAGGCTCAACCGGAAAGGAGTCGGCGAGTGTTCGAATAAATGGAGACAAATCATGAATCCCCTTCCCGAGGACTTGCAGCTTCCGAGCGGCTGGATCTGCAAGCGAGCGTGCGCGGACGAGCTCGTTCTCGGTCGGTGCGCGGACGAGTTCGAGGTCATCGCGGCGCGAACCAGCGACGCCGACCGGCTGCCGTTCGAGCCGTCGCGCGGGTGGGACCTGTCGTGTCGGATCCGGGCGGGCGAGTCGGTGAGCCAGCGGTCCATCGGTCGGGTGTCGACCCAACGCGCGGCGCTCGCCGCGCTGCGGTCGTGCATGGAGCGCGTGACGGAGCTCGCCGACGCGCGCTCGGCCGACGAACTCAGTCTCGCGGTCGTGGTTCAGGACATCCACAACCAGTGTGAGATCCCGTCGATGACCCACGGCCGCGCGGTCAGCGGCTAATTCGCTTCACCGGATCGTCGCCAGCCGGTTGAGCGCGTAGACGATCCGGAGCACCTCGGCTGCGTTTCCACGGTCGAAGACGAGTTCGTCGGTCCGGATGACGTAATCGAGCACCGCGCGGGAGGCGTGTTCGGGGGCGGCGGCGAGGCCGGCGTCCCCGACCCACTCCATCACCCGGAGGTCGGACTTCGAATCGCCCATCACCAGCGGGAAGGCCTCGTCGATACCGAGCACCTCGAAGGCAGCCTCGACGCCGACGACCTTGTTGAGTTCGAGACTCCCGATCTCGGCGGCGTCGGCCTCGTAGTAGGCGACGTCGATGCGCTCGAAGGTGTCCGTGACCGCCGATGGGATCTCTTGAATGTTGAGGTCGGGGAGCCCGTCGCGAGCTTCGAGCACGCCCTGGATCTCGGGGTCCGCATCGGCGTAGAACCCGCGGGCCCAGTCGGTTCCGGCTCGGTCCGCCGTGGTATCGGTACGGTCGGCGACGGTCTCGCCGAGGAGGTCGAGGAGGTGACACAGTGCGGTGTCGATGACCTCGGCCGCTGGGTCGCTGCCGACCTCGGCGTTCGGCTTGAGGGTGACGTTGAACTCGTTGCCCTGGAGGTGACAGCCCTGCCGGATCGCCTCGGGTGCGTCGGGGAGCACCCGCGAGCGGATCCGGTAGAAGACGTCCTGTATCTCCTCGTCCAAGTCCTCATAGAGGAGTTCCTTCGTCCGCGGGCCGTGGCCGGGCGTGAACGCGCCGGTGCCGGCCTCGTAGACGATGCTCACGGTCCCCGAGTGGACGAGTTCGCTGCCGAGACCCTGGATCGTGAACCCCTTGACGTTCTCCAGGGTCTGTCCCGTGCAGATCACGATCGGGACGCCCGCCTCGTGAAACTCGGTGAGGTAGTGGAGGGTCTCCCTGGGGATCTCGTTGTCCGTGCTCCCCGCCGAACGGAGGGTCTCGTCGACGTCGAGCACGAGGGCGTTCACCCGACGGCCGTGTTTGGTACAGAGGTCGAGCGCGGTGAACGCCTCCTCGCGGGTGGCGTGGGCGGCGACGTCGGCGAGGGTCTCGCCGGCCTCGAAGGCGTCCCGGATCTCGTCCTTTCGGTCCGTGAGTTCGGCGTCGATCGTCTGGTAGTGTTCGAGCGCGACCCGCGAGTCCACCGGCGGGAAGACGTCGACGAAGCGCTGGTGGTCCCGAAGCGCGTCGGCGTCGAACTCGTCGTAGAGCTCGTAGAGGAGGTCGTAGCGGTCCATAACCGCAAGACAGCCCCCGTGGTGAAATACTGTCGGACGGGAGCGGTGTCGAGGTGGGTGGTCGGCGGCTGGCGCGCGGGAGCGGTGCGGTCCCTCGTTTGCAACGGGTTATCCGCGGTCGTCGCTGGTACATCGCCGTCACCAAAGGACAAGAATGAGAACCCGGAGACCAGTATCGTCGCGACCGCACTCGAACGGTTTTTTGCCGCCGCGGCGGAACCGTCGCCAATGAACCTCCTCGTCGTTGGCGCGGGCGCGATGGGACGGTGGTTCGCCGACGTCGTCGGGTCGGCGGGCATCGAAATCGCCTTCGCCGACACCGACCCCGACGTGGCCGCCGCCGCCGCCGACGCGGTCGGGGGTCGTACGGTCGCGCTCGACACCACCGAGCGCTTCGATGGGGTCTGCCTCGCGGTGCCGATCTCGGCGGTCGAAAGCGCGGTCGCGACGTTCGCGCCGCGGGCCGACCGCGCGATGCTCGACGTCACCGGCACGATGACGACCCCGGTCGAAGCCATGCGAACCCACGCACCCGACCACGAGCGGCTGAGCCTCCACCCGCTGTTCGCCCCGGTGAACGCCCCCGGCCGGATCGCCGTCGTCGGCGACGCGACGGGCCCGGTGACCGACGCGGTCCGCGAAGCACTCGAACGGGAGAACGACCCCTTCGAGACGACTCCCGACGAACACGACCACGCGATGACCACGGTACAGGCCCGCACCCACGCCGCGCTGTTGGCCTACGCGCTCGCCGCCGACGACGTCCCGGACCGCTTTCACACGCCGGTCTCCGGGCCGCTCTCCGAGCTCGCCGACCAGATGCTCTCGGGCTCGCCGGGGGTCTACGCCGAGATCCAGGCGGCCTTCGACGGCACGGAGGAGATCGCCGCCGCGGCCGAACGCATCGCCGCCGCGGATCCCGAGGAGTTCGAGGGGCTCTACCGCGAGGCACGCGATTCGGTGGGCGAGCGATGAGCGCCGACCAGCGTGAGCAGGTCCGGGCGAACGCGAAGTACCTCCGGGAGGTCCGACCGATCGACCCCGAGGAGATCTTCGAGTACGTCGACGGCCGACCTCACCCCGCGGTGGTTCGGGAGACGCTCCGCGACGAAGCCCCCGACCTCGGGCTCGTCGAACGGGCGGACGGCACGTTCGTTCCGGTCGCCGACGACCCGATCGCGGTCGAGTTCGACGACGTGTCGGCGTTCCCCGACGAACACGCCCGCGACCTCGAGAACCTACTGGTCGAAGCCTACGGACCGGGCTGGCCCGACGGCGAATCGGGAGACGGGCTCCGCGACCGGATCCGCCGGTTCAAGGAGTCCTACTTCGCGGGGCAGACGGTCGAGTACGACCGCGACACCGCGCTGGCGTACGCCATCTACCACCTCGCGGACTACTACGCCGTCGCGCAGTACGTCCTCGCCGACCTCGCGCGCGATGGACTGCTCTCTCATCACCTCCGGGTGCTCGACGTCGGTGCCGGCGTCGGCGGCCCGGCGCTCGGCCTC
Encoded proteins:
- the aglG gene encoding glucosyl-dolichyl phosphate glucuronosyltransferase, with the protein product MRVSVVLCTYDPALFSDFRAAADSVLANTHPAELVVVVDGDPALADRVRGTYASHDDVTIHENDENSGLLESRNTGAEVADGDVVAFLDDDARADPEWIARLVAAYEDHDSLAVGGRMTPEWVAGRPKFLPAEFYWLVGVTHRGFGPAGDEHHAGEVRNTNGSNLSFRREVFLDLGGFDTEIGGRKGDNKLQGGETEFCARLEREYGERVWYDPGALVGHKVFDYRTRPRWLAGRAFWQGYSKRAMESFVPDSTGEESAFLGLLLTRSLPRRLAGLVRHPSRERASQLLALLVLTGLVGFGYVYATLRYRSAEPDDG
- a CDS encoding oligosaccharyl transferase, archaeosortase A system-associated, translating into MSQRRERLADSVPDPVLDAVASWYHVPVLLLLVAFMLWIRVRNWRNFIVEGQVYFSGNDAWYHLRQVQYTVRNWPSTMPMDPWTGFPEGATVGQFGTLYDQLVATAALVVGGGSPSAQTTALTLLFAPAVLGTLVAIPAYFLGKRFGGRLGGLVGVAVLAFSPGSFLSRSIAGFSDHHAAEVFFQVLAVALLVVAIVVGEREKPIYEQFVERDVSNLRKPVGWAALAGLGFTLYVWSWPPGVLLVGVFGVFLLVALPLQFLRDESPEHLAIVGAVSLGVAGVLLLATFDTTEVSASSFSLLQPLLALVGAVGCVFLAWLARVVERSDYPSYAYPGTILGLFVAVVVVMAVALPDLLGFFVNQIVRTIGLGSNATALTVGEAQPPYSTGAPFGQAVSQAVGFLFNSYAFALVGGAVGAVLMLFALARGRLKHRTAAGFVLLWTGFMLAATLTQSRFDYYLVTPVAVLNAYLVGWVVDYFGETDTRATLRSLRLRQVLTVVVVVLFITAPLAVGGSAGTVTTAGSYADQGSTPGSTVQGWDGALEWLNTSTPAEGTYGGADNEMGYYERYDRTDDFEYPDGSYGVMSWWDYGHWITVLGHRIPVANPFQQNAHEAANFLLAPNESRANQIASTPEGEGDRYVMIDWRMGDVAGGALYTVPYTWYNDGPISLADDVFVVANQTSGSQFVGYNQRHYETMRTRLYGFHGSAIEPEPVVIDYDTTQATSSGVQARVTSGNHPTIREFDTMSDARAYVRNDSTAQIGGVGKYSEEYVPALQHYRLVNATETSGLLSSQSFYQSLINQNQSTGLSPNELYATPQSWVKTFERVDGATVEGQGPPNSTVEASVELQMPPSPVLDDTFTYTQRANTSADGSFTMTLPYSTTGYDQWGPEQGATNVSIRATGPYTFETTGANDTGPSTTVDVPEGAVIGRTDGPVTVDLQQGSASDANASNATTNASASSKRAPVAEGPAGSVVR
- a CDS encoding DUF368 domain-containing protein, with the protein product MSRRSSMRALVVVYLKGIFMGAADAVPGVSGGTIALITGIYERLIAAITALDPRALRYLPRLHRRTGRAAFRDALVEMDIPFLMALGLGIATALVTVARLMAYAFETYPAYVAALFFGLIAASAVVLYEYVSLDTPRRVAVAVFGFALAFVVSGPEVGSSLPNSPTIVLFAGGIAIAGMILPGISGAFFLYVLGQYEYLSNTLTTFTNRLAGLLSGGSVAGLVEPGIVIVAFGVGALVGLFSISYAIRWALANYRAATLTFLVSLMVGALRLPVTDILDHTSNPGPTVIGTILVVAVLGGVLVLVVDRFTEDIEFS
- a CDS encoding HAD family hydrolase; this translates as MDRYDLLYELYDEFDADALRDHQRFVDVFPPVDSRVALEHYQTIDAELTDRKDEIRDAFEAGETLADVAAHATREEAFTALDLCTKHGRRVNALVLDVDETLRSAGSTDNEIPRETLHYLTEFHEAGVPIVICTGQTLENVKGFTIQGLGSELVHSGTVSIVYEAGTGAFTPGHGPRTKELLYEDLDEEIQDVFYRIRSRVLPDAPEAIRQGCHLQGNEFNVTLKPNAEVGSDPAAEVIDTALCHLLDLLGETVADRTDTTADRAGTDWARGFYADADPEIQGVLEARDGLPDLNIQEIPSAVTDTFERIDVAYYEADAAEIGSLELNKVVGVEAAFEVLGIDEAFPLVMGDSKSDLRVMEWVGDAGLAAAPEHASRAVLDYVIRTDELVFDRGNAAEVLRIVYALNRLATIR
- a CDS encoding prephenate dehydrogenase/arogenate dehydrogenase family protein, which translates into the protein MNLLVVGAGAMGRWFADVVGSAGIEIAFADTDPDVAAAAADAVGGRTVALDTTERFDGVCLAVPISAVESAVATFAPRADRAMLDVTGTMTTPVEAMRTHAPDHERLSLHPLFAPVNAPGRIAVVGDATGPVTDAVREALERENDPFETTPDEHDHAMTTVQARTHAALLAYALAADDVPDRFHTPVSGPLSELADQMLSGSPGVYAEIQAAFDGTEEIAAAAERIAAADPEEFEGLYREARDSVGER